The Ancylobacter sp. SL191 nucleotide sequence TGACATCGCTGCTGGCGCGGGATGTTGCTTTCAGCACTCGCGCAGGGTCGGCCTTCGCCGGCGGCCCGGAATGGCCCGCGGCTGGAGCCTCACCCTGGGGTTCACGGGCTATAGCCGGATAACACCCTGCGATCCCGTCCCCTGCCTAGCGTGCGCCTTTCGGACCCGAATCGACGGATATGCTGACCAACAAGGGCAAATACGGCCTCAAGGCGATGATGTTTCTGGCGCAACGCAGCGAGGGCGCCAGCGTGCCCGGCCAGGAAATCGCTGACGCTAACCATATCCCCAAGCAGTTCCTGAACGGCATCCTGCTGGAATTGCGCGCGGCCGGGCTGGTGCGTTCCAAGAAGGGGCCGGGCGGCGGCTACGCGCTGGCGCGCTGCCCCTTCGCCATCTGTATCGGCGAGATCGTCCGCGCGCTGGATATGCCCATTGCCCGCCTTGCCTGCACGGAAGCCGGCGGCGATGTGCCCTGCATGGATTGCGATGACCCGGCCGGCTGCGGCGTGCGCACGACGATGAGCCAGGTTCAGGCCGCCGTCTCCGGTGTCATCGATACGCTGACGCTCGGCGAGCTTGTGCGCTCAAATGCCGGCCAGGAGCCGGCGCTGTCCGATATGGACCTCGCCGGCACCCGCTAGGAACAACGCTCCGCCCGCAGGGCGCGGGGCTCAGAAGAACGCCTGATGGCCGGTGATCGCCCGGCCGAGGATCAGCGCATGAATGTCATGCGTGCCCTCATAGGTGTTCACCGTCTCCAGATTGATCATGTGGCGCATCACCGGGTACTCGGACGAGATTCCGTTGCCGCCATGCATGTCGCGGGCGGCGCGGGCAATGTCGAGCGCCTTGCCGCAATTGTTGCGCTTGAGCATGGAGATGGACTCCACCGGCAGCCGCCCGGCATCGAACAGCCGTCCCGCCTGAAGCGCGAGTTGCAGGCCGAGGGTGATCTCGGTCGCCATATCCGCCAGCTTCTTCTGGATCAGCTGCGTCGCCGCCAGCGGCTTGCCGAACTGCTTGCGCTCGAGCGTATAGCCGCGCGCGGCGGCGTAGCAGGCTTCCGCCGCCCCCATCGTGCCCCAGCCAATGCCGTAGCGGGCGCGGTTGAGGCAGGAGAACGGGCCCTTGAGGCCGGAGGCGCCGGGCAGGATGTTCTCTTCCGGCAGCTCGACGCCGTCGAGCACGATCTCGCCGGTGACGGAGGCGCGCAAGCTGAGCTTGCCCTCGATCTTCGGCGTCGTGAAACCCTTCATGCCGCGCTCGACGAGGAAGCCGCGAATCTCCCCGTCATGGGCCGCCGACTTCGCCCAGACCACCGCGAGATCGGCGATGGGCGAGTTGGTGATCCACATCTTGGTGCCGCTGAGGCGATAACCGCCGTCGATCTTCTCGGCGCGGGTGCGCATGCCCGACGGGTCCGAGCCCGCATCCGGCTCGGTGAGGCCGAAACAGCCGATCCACTCGCCGGTGGCGAGCTTCGGCAGGAACTTCTTCTTCTGCGCCTCGGTGCCGAAGGCGTTGATCGGGTGCATGACCAGCGAGGACTGCACGCTCATCGCCGAGCGGTAGCCGGAATCGACACGCTCCACCTCGCGGGCGACGAGGCCATAGGACACATAGCCAAGGCCCGCGCCGCCATATGCCTCGGGGATGGTCGGCCCGAGCAGGCCGAGCTCGCCCATCTCGCTCATGATATCTCGGTCGAAGCGTTCCTCCATATAGGCGGAGGTCACGCGCGGCAGCAGCTTTTCCTGTGCATAGTCGCGCGCCGTGTCGCGGACGAGGCGCTCCTCTTCGGTGAGCTGGCCGTCGAGGTCGAACGGGTCGGCCCAGTCGAAGCTGGCGCGGGGGGCCTTGGTTTCAGCCGGGGCTTTGGAAACAGCGGCAGGCGCGGCACTCATGAGCGGAGTTCTCCCATCAGCCGGCGGATCGCGCCGGATGACATGCTCTTACAACTTCGCACGGCGCCATGCACGCCAAGAGGCTGTTCGGGAAAGCCCTGGAAGCCGCTCGGGAAGGGCCTGCGTCAGGTCATGCGACTTAGGTCGGGGGGGAGAGCCAGATTGCGCAACCCTCGGACACGTGATTGATTTCACACTTGGACGACGGAGATCAAACAACAGGCTGGCCCATGCAATGGGCACGGCGCCGCTTCGTTCAATGAGAGGGGTCTTTTCTATGCGGGTAATCACTCCCAAGGTGGCGCTTGCCGCCGCGATGCTCACCGTTCTGTCGGCGCCGGCTTTCGCCGCCAAGACACTGGTCTACTGCTCCGAAGGCAGCCCGGAAAACTTCACGCCCGCGCTCAACACGACCGGCACCAGCTTCGATGCCGCCCGCCCGGTCTACAACCAGCTCGTCGAGTTCGAGCGCGGCTCGACCAAGGTCGTCCCGGCGCTGGCCGAGAGCTGGACGGTGAGCCCGGACGGCAAGGAACTCACCTTCAAGCTGCGCAAGGGCGTGAAATTCCACGCCGGCGTCAACGGCTTCACCCCCACCCGCGACTTCAACGCGGATGACGTGCTGTTCTCGTTCGAGCGGCAGTGGAAGCCGGAGAACCCGTACCACAAGGTCACGGGCGGCG carries:
- a CDS encoding RrF2 family transcriptional regulator; this translates as MLTNKGKYGLKAMMFLAQRSEGASVPGQEIADANHIPKQFLNGILLELRAAGLVRSKKGPGGGYALARCPFAICIGEIVRALDMPIARLACTEAGGDVPCMDCDDPAGCGVRTTMSQVQAAVSGVIDTLTLGELVRSNAGQEPALSDMDLAGTR
- a CDS encoding acyl-CoA dehydrogenase, giving the protein MSAAPAAVSKAPAETKAPRASFDWADPFDLDGQLTEEERLVRDTARDYAQEKLLPRVTSAYMEERFDRDIMSEMGELGLLGPTIPEAYGGAGLGYVSYGLVAREVERVDSGYRSAMSVQSSLVMHPINAFGTEAQKKKFLPKLATGEWIGCFGLTEPDAGSDPSGMRTRAEKIDGGYRLSGTKMWITNSPIADLAVVWAKSAAHDGEIRGFLVERGMKGFTTPKIEGKLSLRASVTGEIVLDGVELPEENILPGASGLKGPFSCLNRARYGIGWGTMGAAEACYAAARGYTLERKQFGKPLAATQLIQKKLADMATEITLGLQLALQAGRLFDAGRLPVESISMLKRNNCGKALDIARAARDMHGGNGISSEYPVMRHMINLETVNTYEGTHDIHALILGRAITGHQAFF